One part of the Bacillus sp. FJAT-27916 genome encodes these proteins:
- a CDS encoding oxidoreductase: MKPIKTAIIGYGLSGSKFHAPFIQDMKEFELSAIVVRNPEKIHAGVQDIPVYESIEKVLEEKPEIELVIISTPTPTHYSIAKTAIQAGKHLIVEKPFVVTIEEGEELIALAKEHNTVLSVYQNRRWDGDYLTVKDLIDSGRLGNVHTIEMNWDRYRKEVRDRWKENDIPGSGVFYDIAPHMLDQALCLWGEPSAIYGNLQKQREGAKATDYFHVVLEYEKGSILIRGGTLVAAQTPRFAIHGSEGSYIVCGHDPQEAQLQAGIMPNDEEYGKRDENRVSLLVKPDGTKERIEVAIGHYADYFKQVADAIREGSEVPVTGEEGLAVIRLIEAGIESAKEKKIVIN; encoded by the coding sequence ATGAAACCAATCAAAACAGCTATTATTGGATACGGGCTATCAGGTTCTAAATTCCATGCCCCGTTTATTCAAGATATGAAGGAATTTGAGTTATCCGCAATTGTTGTTCGTAATCCAGAGAAGATTCATGCTGGTGTACAGGATATCCCTGTATATGAATCGATTGAAAAGGTGCTTGAGGAAAAGCCGGAAATTGAATTAGTCATCATCTCAACTCCGACACCAACTCACTATTCTATAGCGAAAACAGCGATTCAAGCTGGTAAGCATTTAATCGTCGAAAAGCCATTTGTGGTAACGATTGAAGAAGGTGAAGAACTGATTGCCTTGGCGAAAGAGCATAACACGGTCTTAAGTGTTTACCAAAACCGCCGCTGGGACGGTGATTATCTGACAGTGAAGGATTTGATTGACTCTGGAAGATTAGGGAATGTACATACGATTGAAATGAACTGGGACCGCTACCGCAAGGAAGTGCGCGACCGATGGAAGGAAAACGATATCCCGGGAAGCGGTGTATTTTATGATATCGCTCCGCATATGCTTGACCAAGCCTTGTGTTTGTGGGGAGAGCCATCTGCGATTTATGGGAATTTGCAAAAGCAGCGAGAAGGAGCGAAGGCAACCGATTACTTCCATGTTGTCCTTGAATATGAGAAGGGAAGTATTCTCATTCGCGGGGGCACATTGGTTGCGGCTCAAACACCGCGATTTGCTATTCATGGATCTGAAGGCTCCTATATTGTTTGCGGTCATGATCCTCAAGAGGCGCAGCTGCAAGCGGGTATCATGCCAAATGACGAAGAGTATGGCAAGCGGGATGAAAACCGCGTCAGTCTTTTGGTGAAACCGGATGGAACGAAAGAAAGAATCGAGGTCGCTATTGGTCATTATGCAGACTATTTCAAACAAGTCGCAGACGCCATCCGCGAAGGAAGTGAAGTCCCAGTAACAGGTGAAGAGGGCTTAGCGGTTATTCGTTTAATTGAAGCCGGCATTGAGAGTGCGAAAGAGAAGAAGATTGTGATTAATTAA
- the pdaA gene encoding delta-lactam-biosynthetic de-N-acetylase, with amino-acid sequence MKKTIITCLSVLMMFGLCLGTAQAVSNVRYDWGFNKGKNEEPADAGPKYNAIVEKYGAIYKVETTKKEIYLTFDNGYENGYTEKVLDVLKEHKVPAAFFVTGHYLKTAEPLVKRMVKEGHIIGNHSWNHPDFTHVSDDKLKEELDTVKQKTAELTGQKEMKYMRPPRGIFSERTLQLCNDLGYKHILWSVAFLDWDVNRQQGWKYSYDNIMAQVHPGAIILLHSVSRDNAEALGKAITDLKKRGYTFKSLDELPAIKAPEKKEPNDLKS; translated from the coding sequence GTGAAAAAGACCATCATTACATGCTTGTCAGTCTTAATGATGTTTGGGCTATGTCTCGGCACCGCGCAGGCTGTCTCAAATGTCCGCTATGATTGGGGATTTAATAAAGGTAAGAACGAGGAGCCGGCAGATGCTGGGCCGAAATACAATGCCATCGTGGAGAAATACGGGGCGATTTATAAGGTTGAAACAACAAAGAAGGAGATCTATCTTACCTTTGATAACGGCTATGAGAATGGGTATACCGAGAAGGTATTGGATGTATTGAAGGAACATAAGGTACCGGCGGCCTTCTTTGTTACAGGGCACTATTTAAAAACAGCTGAGCCGCTTGTGAAGCGGATGGTGAAGGAAGGGCATATTATCGGGAACCATTCCTGGAATCATCCTGACTTCACTCATGTTTCAGATGATAAATTAAAAGAAGAGCTCGATACCGTTAAGCAGAAAACAGCGGAATTGACCGGGCAAAAGGAAATGAAGTATATGCGTCCGCCTCGCGGAATTTTTAGCGAGAGGACTCTCCAGCTATGCAATGACCTAGGATATAAGCATATACTTTGGTCAGTTGCCTTTCTTGATTGGGATGTGAACCGTCAGCAGGGATGGAAATATTCCTATGATAACATCATGGCGCAAGTACACCCTGGGGCGATTATCTTGCTTCACTCTGTATCGCGTGACAATGCCGAGGCACTGGGCAAAGCCATTACCGATTTGAAAAAGCGCGGATACACCTTTAAGAGTCTGGATGAACTGCCTGCTATAAAAGCACCTGAGAAAAAAGAGCCGAATGATTTGAAGAGCTAG
- a CDS encoding SE1561 family protein yields MTTPIYNREDQVRYLKDRLELFIEVLNQMEPETTDVEDIDRLIEMVDSIEEKFQSFKNRPDAEPEA; encoded by the coding sequence GTGACAACACCGATTTATAATAGAGAAGATCAAGTGAGATATTTAAAGGACCGCCTCGAATTGTTTATTGAGGTATTAAACCAAATGGAGCCTGAGACAACTGACGTGGAAGATATTGACCGTTTAATTGAGATGGTTGATTCTATTGAGGAGAAATTCCAAAGCTTTAAAAACCGTCCGGATGCAGAGCCTGAAGCCTAA
- a CDS encoding YfkD famly protein produces MKKSAFILLSAMMLFLVPAEHFAAPPVKLEQKSTEAKYKIPDSVLSINKENTYPNVSQDIPTLEPSELSKQLLDSSNVKIENPELIHMLNETNIGTNPVAFWYRATIYLGKWALNYESMETSPNWEYQKVNTNFYDNRGGNANFQIHYVQETQKVVKGGLTAKIPSSGDVQKMMLMRASANSKLPLAFETVVGAGTKKDRIYNIPPKRLGYLYTYAPAINEKGKVTYGEVYLVLKGSKREIIVKNVTSQGIGAWIPIQDHASFEFKAAVRPS; encoded by the coding sequence ATGAAGAAGAGTGCATTTATTTTATTGTCCGCGATGATGCTTTTTCTCGTTCCTGCTGAACATTTTGCTGCTCCTCCCGTTAAGCTTGAACAAAAAAGCACGGAAGCAAAATACAAGATTCCTGATTCTGTTTTATCAATCAATAAAGAGAATACGTACCCGAATGTCAGCCAGGATATTCCAACACTTGAGCCGAGTGAGCTTTCGAAGCAATTGCTTGATTCCAGCAATGTCAAAATTGAGAACCCTGAGCTGATTCATATGCTGAATGAAACAAATATCGGGACAAATCCAGTCGCATTTTGGTATAGAGCAACAATCTATTTAGGGAAATGGGCACTCAATTATGAGTCAATGGAAACTTCGCCAAACTGGGAATACCAGAAGGTTAATACGAACTTCTATGACAATCGCGGCGGCAATGCTAATTTTCAAATTCACTATGTACAAGAGACACAGAAGGTTGTTAAAGGCGGCTTAACAGCAAAGATTCCATCGAGTGGTGATGTTCAGAAAATGATGCTGATGAGGGCTTCCGCAAATTCTAAGCTTCCTCTTGCTTTTGAGACAGTCGTTGGTGCAGGTACGAAGAAGGACCGTATTTATAATATACCGCCAAAACGGCTTGGTTATTTATATACGTATGCTCCTGCCATTAATGAAAAGGGAAAGGTGACATATGGTGAGGTATATCTTGTCCTTAAGGGCAGCAAGCGGGAGATTATTGTGAAGAATGTGACCTCGCAAGGAATAGGAGCATGGATTCCTATCCAAGATCATGCCTCATTTGAATTCAAGGCCGCTGTGCGTCCAAGCTGA
- the cax gene encoding calcium/proton exchanger yields the protein MFLAVKEIVMGQKIFFILIIIGLPLSIAGSLLGWPSLLMFAVYCLTIIALASFMGRATESLAIIAGPRIGGLLNATFGNAVELIISIFSLKAGLIGIVLASLTGSVIGNLLLVTGASFFLGGLKFKRQKFNVFDARHNAGLMTFGVLVAFIIPEVFAGEIDADKQMVLSAGISIILILLYIAALYFKLVTHRGVYSRQDEGQALIEEEEEPEWGKRRAIIVLALATLAVAYVSENLVHTFEVVGEQLGWTELFIGVIIVAIVGNAAEHASAVIFAFKNKMDIAVEIAVGSTLQVAMFVAPVLVLVSFLFEEQMPLVFTLPELVAMALSVLLMIVITNDGESNWFEGLTLIAAYVLMGLGFYLI from the coding sequence ATTTTTCTTGCTGTAAAGGAGATTGTAATGGGACAAAAAATCTTTTTCATTCTAATTATTATTGGATTGCCGCTTTCAATAGCGGGTTCATTGCTTGGATGGCCAAGCCTGTTGATGTTCGCCGTCTATTGTTTGACGATTATCGCACTTGCGAGTTTCATGGGGAGAGCGACGGAAAGCTTAGCCATTATTGCCGGGCCAAGGATTGGCGGTCTGTTAAATGCGACATTCGGAAATGCGGTTGAGCTGATCATCTCCATCTTCTCCTTAAAAGCGGGACTTATTGGAATCGTACTTGCTTCATTGACAGGGAGTGTCATAGGCAATTTACTACTAGTAACGGGGGCTTCCTTTTTCCTCGGAGGGTTGAAATTTAAACGGCAGAAATTCAATGTGTTTGATGCCCGCCATAATGCAGGGCTAATGACATTTGGTGTTTTGGTTGCCTTCATTATACCTGAGGTGTTTGCTGGAGAGATTGATGCTGACAAACAAATGGTGCTGAGTGCAGGGATTTCGATTATCCTTATTCTTCTCTATATCGCGGCCCTGTACTTCAAGCTCGTCACTCACCGCGGGGTTTATAGCCGTCAAGATGAGGGACAGGCCCTTATAGAGGAAGAGGAGGAGCCGGAGTGGGGAAAGAGAAGGGCAATTATCGTCCTAGCTCTTGCTACACTTGCTGTTGCTTATGTATCGGAGAATTTGGTCCATACATTTGAGGTTGTCGGCGAACAGCTTGGATGGACAGAGCTGTTCATTGGGGTTATTATTGTCGCAATTGTCGGGAATGCGGCTGAGCATGCATCCGCTGTTATCTTTGCGTTCAAAAATAAAATGGACATAGCAGTCGAAATTGCCGTTGGCTCGACGCTTCAGGTGGCTATGTTTGTCGCGCCGGTGCTCGTGCTGGTTTCCTTCCTGTTCGAGGAGCAGATGCCGCTTGTCTTCACGCTGCCGGAGCTAGTAGCTATGGCCCTGTCTGTGCTCTTAATGATTGTTATCACCAATGATGGAGAGTCAAACTGGTTTGAAGGGCTTACCCTGATTGCGGCATATGTGCTGATGGGGCTCGGATTTTATTTAATATAG
- a CDS encoding MFS transporter: MNTQYERIRFWSLIILVGVSGFSQGMLLPLISIIFEQDGISSSMNGLNATGLYLGILLISPFMEIPLRKFGYKPLIMFGGMTVVCAFLLFPFLDSFWFWFLLRMIIGIGDHTLHFTTQTWITAFTPMHKRGRNLAVYGLSFSLGFAAGPMLTNLIEINRSLPFMAASIISLLAWLTVFLLKNEHPEEDMESANFLGTLRRFKKVAKYAWVAFLPPFGYGFLEASLNGNFPVYALRLDLDIQQVSFILPAFAIGSLVSQIPLGMLSDTIGRKRVLVLILLGGSATFLTAGFIEQTAIGLFAAIFIAGMFVGSTFSLGMSYMTDLLPPQLLPAGNIIFGVVFSIGSIAGPFFGGLAIQFMPGGNFLLVLGAMLIIILTAVSLFKPKYEDTKKGMHSSI; encoded by the coding sequence ATGAATACACAATATGAAAGAATACGGTTTTGGTCGCTCATCATCCTTGTCGGAGTATCAGGTTTCTCGCAAGGCATGCTGCTTCCGCTTATATCCATCATTTTTGAACAGGATGGGATTAGTTCCTCAATGAATGGTTTAAATGCGACAGGTCTCTACCTAGGCATATTATTAATCTCCCCGTTTATGGAGATCCCATTACGAAAATTTGGTTACAAACCGCTTATCATGTTTGGCGGCATGACGGTAGTGTGTGCGTTTCTCTTGTTTCCATTCCTGGATTCCTTCTGGTTTTGGTTCCTTCTGCGAATGATCATTGGAATCGGGGATCACACCCTTCACTTCACTACCCAGACGTGGATTACAGCCTTCACGCCTATGCACAAAAGGGGACGGAACCTGGCCGTTTACGGACTTTCCTTCAGCCTCGGTTTTGCCGCAGGGCCTATGTTAACCAATCTGATTGAAATCAATCGCTCACTACCCTTCATGGCTGCCTCCATCATCAGCCTGCTTGCATGGCTGACGGTTTTCCTGCTTAAGAACGAGCATCCGGAGGAGGACATGGAAAGCGCCAATTTCCTTGGCACGCTCCGCCGTTTCAAAAAAGTAGCGAAATACGCATGGGTAGCTTTCCTTCCGCCATTTGGCTATGGGTTTCTTGAAGCCTCATTAAATGGGAACTTCCCGGTTTATGCTTTAAGGCTTGATTTAGATATTCAGCAAGTATCCTTTATCCTGCCTGCCTTTGCCATCGGCAGCCTTGTCTCTCAAATTCCGCTTGGGATGTTAAGCGATACAATCGGGAGAAAGCGTGTACTAGTGCTGATTCTGCTTGGAGGATCAGCCACGTTCCTTACAGCAGGGTTTATTGAGCAGACGGCAATTGGTTTATTTGCGGCCATCTTCATCGCCGGTATGTTCGTCGGATCTACCTTTTCACTTGGCATGAGCTATATGACTGACCTCCTGCCGCCCCAGCTGCTTCCAGCAGGTAACATTATATTCGGCGTTGTCTTCAGTATCGGAAGCATTGCTGGCCCCTTTTTCGGCGGGCTGGCGATTCAATTCATGCCTGGCGGCAACTTCCTTCTCGTGCTCGGTGCTATGCTGATTATAATATTAACTGCAGTCAGTCTGTTTAAACCAAAGTATGAAGACACAAAAAAAGGTATGCACTCCTCTATATGA
- a CDS encoding DMT family transporter, whose product MSAKKFFTYPAGVLASAMGATFLWGSAIPVVKKSYEHFGIASGEFGKQMLFAGYRFFLAGLLLWFIFYLWKGIALPKRKDVFPLIKVGLFQTFLQYVFFYIGLSLSTGVQGSIIAGTTTFFQIIFAHFIYVDDKLSMRKIAGMIIGFAGVVLANTNGGHVDIHFSTGEWLLIAAMMASAFGNIQAKQASREIPVGVLTSWQMMMGGAALAVIGVSLEGPIPFYFDWISALLLLYLSFVSATGFFIWNNVMKYNPVGKVSMYLFLVPVFGVLLSTILLNETLQAMVLVSLCLVAAGIIIVNREKQA is encoded by the coding sequence GTGAGTGCAAAGAAATTTTTTACATATCCGGCAGGTGTACTGGCATCTGCTATGGGAGCGACCTTTTTGTGGGGGAGCGCCATTCCGGTCGTTAAGAAGAGCTATGAGCATTTTGGTATTGCCTCCGGAGAGTTTGGGAAGCAAATGCTGTTTGCTGGCTATCGATTCTTCTTGGCTGGGTTATTATTATGGTTCATCTTTTATCTTTGGAAGGGGATTGCGCTTCCGAAGAGAAAGGATGTTTTTCCACTTATAAAGGTGGGGTTGTTTCAGACATTTCTGCAATATGTGTTCTTTTATATTGGACTTAGTCTCTCCACAGGAGTACAAGGGTCTATTATTGCTGGGACAACGACATTCTTTCAAATCATTTTCGCTCACTTCATTTATGTAGATGATAAACTGAGCATGAGAAAAATCGCCGGCATGATTATTGGGTTTGCGGGTGTTGTGCTTGCCAATACGAATGGCGGTCATGTGGATATTCATTTCAGTACAGGGGAATGGCTGTTGATTGCCGCGATGATGGCAAGTGCTTTTGGAAATATTCAGGCTAAGCAAGCGAGCAGGGAAATACCAGTTGGTGTGCTGACATCGTGGCAAATGATGATGGGCGGGGCTGCCCTTGCTGTAATTGGGGTTAGCTTAGAAGGGCCGATTCCCTTCTATTTTGATTGGATATCTGCTTTGCTGCTCTTGTATTTATCCTTTGTGTCAGCAACGGGATTCTTCATTTGGAATAATGTGATGAAGTACAATCCGGTCGGCAAGGTTTCAATGTACTTATTCCTTGTGCCGGTATTCGGTGTTCTTCTATCTACTATCTTATTAAATGAAACCTTGCAGGCAATGGTGTTAGTCTCCTTATGTTTAGTGGCGGCAGGCATCATTATCGTTAACCGAGAAAAACAGGCTTAA
- a CDS encoding heavy metal translocating P-type ATPase, protein MDTVINSSSSQTTPQKPNKWKNFSEKFSSLWELLAAGVSGLLILLGWFLSNQDLATASAITYILAYVIGGYAKAKEGITQTIEEKKLNVELLMILAAVGSAMIGYWTEGAVLIFIFSLSGALETYTMNKSHKEISSLMNLQPEEALRIVGDKEEIVAVSELKVGDLILIKPGERVPSDGIIKVGETAIDEAAITGESIPVSKKPGYEVFAGTVNATGTIRVEVTKPNSETLFQKIITLVQNAQSEKSPSQLFIERFEDTYVKTVLVVVAVMMFLPHYVLGWSWTETFYRAMVLLVVASPCALVASIMPATLAAISNGAKNGILFKGGVHLEQLGNVKAIAFDKTGTLTQGKPVVTDIITRDDIDQKAFMLSVASIEQNSNHPLAQSIVNYVKEAYQESLPRVDSEEVSGFGVAGTVEGRHYKIGKKDFVGREAANTFKDGIADVLAADGKTLSFVQDEHGIAGIIALKDVVRSETRGALEALKSQGVYTCMLTGDNERTAHAIAKESHLAGYVAECLPERKVEEIKKLREEYTTVAMVGDGINDAPALASASIGIAMGEGTDVALETADIVLMKNDLPKISEAIKLSKRMNRIIRQNVIFSITVIMVLICSNFFQVLDLPFGVIGHEGSTILVILNGLRLLKS, encoded by the coding sequence ATGGATACTGTTATTAACAGCAGCAGCTCACAAACTACACCACAAAAGCCGAATAAATGGAAGAACTTCTCTGAGAAATTCAGCTCCTTATGGGAACTACTCGCAGCTGGGGTAAGCGGCTTGCTTATCTTACTTGGTTGGTTTTTATCCAACCAAGACTTAGCCACCGCTTCAGCGATTACGTATATACTTGCCTATGTAATTGGCGGCTACGCAAAAGCGAAGGAAGGCATTACCCAAACTATTGAGGAGAAGAAGCTTAACGTTGAGCTCCTGATGATTCTGGCCGCTGTCGGTTCAGCCATGATTGGCTACTGGACAGAAGGTGCCGTTTTAATCTTCATCTTCTCCTTAAGCGGAGCCCTTGAGACTTATACCATGAATAAGAGCCATAAAGAAATCTCCTCCTTGATGAATTTGCAGCCAGAGGAGGCATTAAGAATTGTCGGTGATAAAGAAGAAATCGTCGCTGTCAGTGAATTAAAGGTCGGCGATTTAATCCTGATCAAACCAGGTGAGAGGGTACCATCTGACGGGATTATTAAAGTCGGTGAAACGGCCATTGACGAGGCTGCCATTACAGGGGAATCAATCCCTGTTAGCAAAAAGCCCGGCTACGAGGTATTCGCCGGCACAGTGAATGCAACCGGCACCATTAGAGTCGAAGTAACAAAGCCAAATAGCGAAACCCTGTTCCAAAAAATCATCACGCTCGTCCAAAATGCTCAAAGTGAAAAATCACCATCCCAATTATTCATTGAGCGCTTTGAGGATACGTATGTGAAAACCGTTCTTGTTGTCGTCGCCGTTATGATGTTCCTGCCGCATTACGTGCTAGGCTGGTCTTGGACAGAAACGTTCTATAGAGCTATGGTGCTTTTAGTTGTCGCATCTCCATGTGCACTTGTCGCCTCTATTATGCCAGCAACATTGGCTGCTATCTCAAACGGGGCGAAAAACGGAATCCTCTTTAAAGGAGGGGTCCATCTCGAGCAGCTTGGCAATGTCAAAGCCATTGCCTTTGATAAAACAGGTACCCTTACACAAGGAAAGCCTGTGGTCACTGATATCATTACACGGGACGATATTGACCAAAAGGCGTTCATGCTAAGTGTGGCATCTATTGAACAGAATTCGAATCACCCGCTTGCCCAATCCATCGTCAACTATGTGAAGGAAGCCTATCAAGAATCTCTTCCGCGTGTTGACTCTGAAGAGGTATCCGGATTTGGTGTAGCCGGAACTGTAGAAGGCCGCCATTACAAAATTGGCAAAAAGGATTTTGTCGGCCGCGAAGCAGCTAATACATTTAAAGACGGGATTGCCGATGTATTGGCTGCAGACGGAAAAACTTTATCATTCGTCCAGGACGAACACGGCATAGCTGGAATCATCGCCCTGAAGGATGTTGTCCGCAGCGAAACAAGAGGTGCGTTAGAAGCCTTGAAGAGCCAGGGTGTCTACACATGCATGCTGACTGGTGATAACGAAAGAACAGCTCATGCTATCGCCAAAGAAAGCCATTTAGCCGGTTATGTGGCAGAATGCCTTCCAGAGCGCAAAGTGGAGGAAATCAAGAAACTCCGTGAGGAATACACAACAGTCGCCATGGTTGGTGACGGTATTAATGATGCTCCTGCTCTCGCAAGTGCATCCATTGGAATCGCCATGGGAGAAGGTACAGATGTAGCGCTTGAAACAGCTGATATCGTCTTGATGAAGAATGATTTACCAAAGATTTCAGAAGCTATTAAACTATCGAAGAGAATGAACCGGATCATTCGCCAAAATGTCATCTTCTCCATCACCGTTATCATGGTGCTCATCTGCTCAAACTTCTTCCAAGTCCTCGACCTACCATTCGGTGTCATCGGACATGAAGGAAGTACAATCCTCGTCATTTTGAACGGATTGCGCCTGCTTAAATCTTAA
- a CDS encoding YihY/virulence factor BrkB family protein: protein MAKVVTDVDRYKKKSLLKHLYEKIKEDEITGLAAQLAYYFLLSIFPMLIFTITLLPYFPISTEDIISMLDAYVPDDSVDLLESSLATIMESRNGGLLSFGILATIWSASNGINAIIRALNHAYDVEENRSFIVSRALALVLTLAMIFVVVVSLLLPIFGRMILEVVFDILGFEPSYVYTLLRWTISIAVTTFVFTMLYWLAPNIKISLKSAWPGALFASIGWALSSLAFSFYVNSFGNYTSTYGSLGGLIVLMLWFYLSGLVIIVGGEINAVLRHNRAKK from the coding sequence GTGGCGAAAGTTGTGACGGATGTCGATCGGTATAAGAAGAAATCCCTTCTAAAACATCTCTACGAAAAGATCAAGGAAGATGAAATCACTGGGCTTGCAGCCCAGTTGGCCTATTACTTTTTATTATCAATCTTTCCAATGTTAATATTCACGATTACGCTTTTGCCGTATTTTCCGATATCAACCGAGGATATTATCAGCATGCTTGATGCGTATGTACCAGATGATTCAGTAGATTTACTTGAGTCAAGTCTTGCGACAATCATGGAATCCCGTAATGGCGGCTTGTTGTCTTTCGGGATCTTGGCAACCATTTGGTCCGCATCGAATGGGATTAATGCCATCATTCGGGCACTGAATCATGCGTATGATGTAGAAGAGAACCGTTCCTTTATCGTTAGCAGGGCACTAGCCCTCGTCCTGACGCTGGCTATGATTTTCGTTGTAGTCGTGTCGCTGCTGCTTCCGATTTTCGGAAGAATGATTCTTGAGGTTGTCTTCGATATCCTGGGATTTGAGCCATCCTATGTATACACGTTACTGCGCTGGACCATTTCAATCGCAGTTACTACCTTTGTCTTCACGATGCTCTATTGGCTTGCTCCAAATATCAAGATATCTCTTAAGTCAGCATGGCCTGGAGCGTTGTTCGCAAGTATTGGATGGGCATTATCCTCGCTGGCCTTCTCTTTCTATGTCAACTCATTTGGCAACTATACATCTACGTATGGAAGTTTAGGCGGATTAATTGTCTTGATGCTCTGGTTCTATCTATCAGGACTGGTCATAATTGTCGGTGGAGAAATAAACGCAGTTTTACGCCATAATCGAGCAAAGAAATAG
- a CDS encoding YtxH domain-containing protein yields MRNRKSNKLWLGILGGAVAGIAISLLDRNTRNSVMNGSKSMVTNVKSVAKNPDDLVGSLKEMSGKLRTSIEQISEDVAFISSKVDEMKEVPPQVAGVIKETKEVVVDKHTNDDDVNDQASMNKNATSTSIQ; encoded by the coding sequence ATGAGAAACAGAAAAAGCAATAAGCTATGGCTCGGTATTTTAGGCGGCGCAGTCGCAGGAATCGCAATCAGCTTGCTTGACCGCAACACGCGTAATTCTGTGATGAACGGAAGCAAAAGTATGGTGACCAATGTGAAATCAGTGGCGAAGAATCCTGATGATCTTGTTGGAAGTTTGAAGGAAATGAGCGGAAAGCTGCGTACAAGCATTGAGCAAATCAGCGAGGATGTTGCCTTCATCTCAAGCAAGGTCGATGAAATGAAGGAAGTGCCGCCGCAAGTAGCGGGTGTCATCAAAGAAACGAAGGAAGTTGTCGTAGATAAGCATACGAATGATGATGATGTGAATGACCAAGCATCCATGAATAAGAATGCCACTTCTACTTCCATCCAATAA
- a CDS encoding DUF1128 domain-containing protein has protein sequence MDLSKKSPENVEHIISSIQGKLQMINAAAMKPESFTDSSYEDLLDIYEMVMAKDRFSPSEMQAIVEELGNLKK, from the coding sequence ATGGATTTATCTAAGAAAAGCCCGGAGAACGTTGAGCATATCATTTCATCCATACAAGGAAAATTACAAATGATCAATGCAGCTGCCATGAAGCCAGAAAGCTTCACAGACAGTTCCTATGAGGACCTGCTCGACATTTACGAAATGGTCATGGCAAAGGACCGCTTCAGTCCAAGCGAAATGCAAGCCATCGTGGAAGAACTAGGCAATCTAAAGAAATAA
- a CDS encoding type 1 glutamine amidotransferase domain-containing protein: MGKKIACVMTDLFEDVEYTDPAKSFKEAGHEVITIGFEKGKTVEGKQGQEQVAIDKGIDEVTPDEYDALFIPGGFSPDQLRGDERFVAFAKAFMDEKKPVFAICHGPQLLITAKALEGRDVTGYKSIKVDLEYAGATYHDQEVFVCGKQLVTSRQPDDIPAFNRESLALLNK; encoded by the coding sequence ATGGGTAAAAAAATTGCATGTGTGATGACAGATTTATTCGAGGATGTTGAATACACCGACCCAGCTAAGTCATTCAAAGAGGCTGGACATGAAGTAATTACCATTGGCTTCGAAAAAGGGAAAACCGTTGAAGGAAAACAGGGACAGGAGCAGGTGGCCATTGACAAAGGAATTGATGAAGTCACACCTGATGAGTATGATGCATTATTCATCCCAGGAGGCTTCTCTCCAGACCAACTTCGCGGTGATGAGCGCTTTGTCGCATTCGCCAAAGCATTCATGGATGAGAAAAAGCCTGTCTTTGCCATTTGCCATGGTCCTCAATTGCTTATTACTGCCAAGGCACTTGAAGGCCGTGATGTAACCGGATATAAATCCATTAAAGTAGATTTGGAATATGCAGGTGCGACATACCATGACCAAGAGGTATTCGTATGCGGCAAACAGCTTGTTACAAGCAGGCAGCCGGATGATATTCCTGCTTTTAACCGTGAGTCTTTGGCATTGCTGAATAAATAA